One stretch of Streptomyces hygroscopicus DNA includes these proteins:
- a CDS encoding monooxygenase, with protein sequence MDPVIVAGAGPVGLTLALALAHLEVPVILLDESTGGDESRLARTVVLRPDAAALLERLGCRVTARTRPWTGWRTMRRRHLVRQVALTPGSLFGGGRGTGGPFRGERGGGWDGGLTEAMDSPGADGPEDEAAPAPTASPVHLPQHELTRALRGSLAAIGDEDLVRIVSGSRIDSLEQDDHGVGVRTRGAQATWWRGSYLVGCDGPRSTVRKLLGVRFPGRTAVERHAVAALRAELPWPGEAVLHRSPPWRSIDAEVTARPLPHSLWRVDWLLPPGRDLVTPDALLVRVRDTLTGWCGDSEPPYELLDTGVHTVHHRLALRWRVGRAFLAGDAAHLLGALGTQGLEEGLRDVDNLAWKLSLAWHHGASEALLDSYQAERRGAVGARLRAADQALPLVRAAGGWHAVRRTVRPGGARGHDALLTDGHLGQGPLGAPPVYDRSPLAPAAAPDGSITVGTPPGAPVADVPVTAPDGSVVRLRERLGRELLVVLVAPGTGVWDRRHWMRAGLMPRLAAAVAALPMRTELLVAEAYPGAPAHTVLLVRPDGHLAAALSGVRPSALYACADAARGGNAARGVPAEASARR encoded by the coding sequence GTGGACCCGGTGATCGTCGCCGGGGCGGGCCCGGTCGGCCTCACCCTGGCCCTCGCCCTGGCGCACCTCGAGGTGCCCGTCATCCTGCTGGACGAGTCCACGGGCGGTGACGAGAGCCGACTGGCCCGCACCGTCGTGCTGCGCCCGGACGCCGCCGCCCTGCTGGAGCGGCTGGGCTGCCGGGTCACCGCCCGGACGCGGCCGTGGACCGGATGGCGCACGATGCGGCGGCGGCATCTGGTACGGCAGGTGGCCCTCACGCCCGGCAGCCTCTTCGGCGGCGGGCGCGGCACCGGCGGTCCCTTCCGCGGCGAGCGTGGCGGCGGCTGGGACGGCGGCCTTACGGAGGCCATGGACTCCCCCGGCGCTGACGGGCCGGAGGACGAGGCGGCACCGGCGCCGACGGCCTCACCGGTGCATCTGCCCCAGCATGAGCTCACCCGGGCGCTGCGGGGCTCACTGGCCGCCATCGGCGACGAGGACCTCGTCCGCATCGTCTCCGGAAGCCGGATCGACAGCCTGGAGCAGGACGACCACGGGGTCGGGGTACGCACCCGGGGCGCCCAGGCCACCTGGTGGCGGGGCAGCTATCTGGTGGGCTGCGACGGGCCGCGGTCCACCGTCCGCAAGCTCCTGGGCGTGCGCTTCCCGGGCCGTACGGCCGTGGAGCGGCACGCCGTCGCGGCGCTGCGCGCCGAACTCCCCTGGCCCGGCGAGGCCGTGCTGCACCGCTCCCCGCCCTGGCGCAGTATCGACGCGGAGGTGACCGCACGGCCGCTGCCGCACAGCCTGTGGCGGGTCGACTGGCTGCTGCCGCCCGGCCGCGATCTCGTCACCCCCGATGCCCTGCTGGTGCGGGTGCGCGACACCCTCACGGGGTGGTGCGGGGATTCCGAGCCCCCCTACGAGCTGCTGGACACCGGCGTGCACACCGTGCACCACCGGCTCGCGTTGCGCTGGCGCGTGGGGCGTGCCTTCCTGGCCGGGGACGCCGCCCATCTGCTGGGCGCGCTCGGCACCCAGGGGCTCGAAGAGGGGCTGCGGGACGTCGACAACCTCGCCTGGAAGCTGTCCCTGGCCTGGCACCACGGGGCCTCGGAGGCTCTGCTGGACAGCTATCAGGCGGAGCGGCGCGGAGCCGTGGGGGCCCGGCTGCGCGCGGCGGACCAGGCGCTGCCGCTGGTGCGGGCGGCCGGCGGCTGGCACGCGGTGCGGCGCACCGTGCGGCCCGGCGGGGCACGCGGGCACGACGCGCTGCTCACCGACGGTCACCTCGGACAGGGTCCGCTGGGCGCGCCGCCGGTCTACGACCGTTCGCCACTGGCCCCGGCGGCGGCGCCGGATGGCTCGATCACGGTGGGCACGCCGCCCGGGGCGCCGGTCGCCGATGTGCCGGTGACCGCGCCGGACGGCTCGGTCGTACGGCTGCGGGAGCGGCTCGGCCGGGAGTTGCTGGTGGTGCTGGTCGCCCCCGGCACCGGGGTGTGGGACCGCCGCCACTGGATGCGCGCCGGGCTGATGCCGAGGCTCGCGGCGGCCGTCGCGGCGCTGCCCATGCGCACCGAGCTGCTGGTCGCCGAGGCGTATCCGGGAGCCCCGGCGCACACCGTGCTGCTGGTGCGGCCGGACGGCCATCTCGCCGCGGCGCTGTCCGGGGTGCGGCCGAGCGCGCTGTACGCGTGCGCGGACGCGGCCCGGGGCGGGAACGCGGCCAGGGGCGTACCGGCGGAGGCGAGCGCGCGGCGGTAG